One region of Enterobacter ludwigii genomic DNA includes:
- the ispA gene encoding (2E,6E)-farnesyl diphosphate synthase — MDFANELQACVARANDALRRFIEPQPFQNTPLVEAMHYGALLGGKRLRPFLVYATGNMFGISENTLDAPAAAVECIHAYSLIHDDLPAMDDDDLRRGQPTCHIRFGEANAILAGDALQTLAFSILSDAPMAEVADRDRLAMISELAMASGVAGMCGGQALDLDAEGRQVNLEQLERIHRHKTGALIRSAVRLGALSAGEQGRKALPILDRYAESIGLAFQVQDDILDVVGDTATLGKRQGADQQLGKSTYPALLGLEQAQRKARDLIEDARQSLNQLAAQSLDTSALEALADYIIQRDK; from the coding sequence ATGGATTTTGCCAACGAGCTTCAGGCATGCGTCGCGCGTGCCAACGATGCGCTGCGCCGTTTTATCGAGCCACAGCCTTTTCAGAACACTCCACTGGTTGAAGCCATGCACTATGGCGCACTCTTGGGAGGAAAGCGCCTGCGCCCATTCCTGGTCTATGCCACAGGCAATATGTTTGGTATCAGCGAAAACACGCTGGACGCCCCGGCAGCTGCCGTTGAGTGTATCCATGCCTACTCACTGATCCACGATGATTTACCGGCAATGGACGATGACGACTTACGTCGGGGTCAGCCTACCTGCCATATCAGGTTTGGCGAAGCAAATGCTATTCTGGCGGGAGATGCCCTGCAAACGCTGGCATTTTCGATTCTGAGCGATGCACCGATGGCTGAAGTGGCCGATCGCGACCGCCTGGCAATGATCTCCGAACTGGCCATGGCCAGCGGCGTGGCCGGTATGTGCGGGGGGCAGGCACTGGATCTGGACGCCGAAGGACGTCAGGTTAATCTGGAACAACTGGAGCGTATTCATCGCCATAAAACCGGGGCATTGATTCGTTCCGCCGTTCGCCTGGGCGCGCTGAGCGCGGGTGAGCAAGGGCGCAAAGCCCTGCCGATTCTGGACAGATACGCAGAAAGTATCGGTCTGGCATTCCAGGTTCAGGATGACATTCTGGATGTGGTGGGCGATACTGCAACATTGGGTAAACGTCAGGGTGCGGACCAGCAGCTTGGCAAAAGTACCTACCCCGCCCTGCTGGGTCTTGAGCAAGCCCAACGTAAAGCCCGGGATCTGATAGAGGATGCCCGCCAGTCGCTGAATCAACTGGCCGCGCAATCACTGGATACTTCGGCACTGGAAGCGCTAGCGGACTATATAATCCAGCGTGATAAATAA
- the xseB gene encoding exodeoxyribonuclease VII small subunit → MPKKNDAPASFETALSELEQIVTRLESGDLPLEEALNEFERGVQLARQGQVKLQQAEQRVQILLSDSEDAKTTPFTPDAE, encoded by the coding sequence ATGCCGAAGAAGAACGACGCACCGGCCAGTTTCGAAACTGCGCTGAGTGAACTGGAGCAAATCGTTACCCGTCTTGAGAGCGGCGATCTCCCGCTGGAAGAGGCACTCAACGAATTCGAGCGTGGCGTGCAGCTGGCACGTCAGGGGCAGGTCAAACTGCAGCAGGCCGAGCAGCGCGTGCAGATCCTGCTTTCCGACAGCGAAGACGCGAAAACCACGCCTTTTACACCGGACGCCGAGTAA
- the thiI gene encoding tRNA 4-thiouridine(8) synthase ThiI, translated as MKFIIKLFPEITIKSQSVRLRFIKILTGNIRNVLKHYDETLAVVRHWDHVEVRAKDENKRQDIRDALTRIPGIHHILEVEDVPFTSLHDIFEKALVQYRDQIEGKTFCVRVKRRGKHEFSSIEVERYVGGGLNQHVESARVRLTNPDVTVNLEIENDRLLLVKGRYEGIGGFPIGTQEDVLSLISGGFDSGVSSYMLMRRGCRVHYCFFNLGGAAHEIGVRQVAHYLWNRFGSSHRVRFVAINFEPVVGEILEKVDDGQMGVVLKRMMVRAASKVAERYGVQALVTGEALGQVSSQTLTNLRLIDNVSDTLILRPLISHDKEHIIDLAREIGTEDFARTMPEYCGVISKSPTVKAVKAKIEAEEENFDFSILEKVVAEASNIDIREIAQQTEQEVVEVETVSGFGANDAILDIRSIDEQDDKPLQVEGVEVVSLPFYKLSTKFGDLDQSKTYLLWCERGVMSRLQALYLLEQGFANVKVYRP; from the coding sequence ATGAAGTTTATCATTAAATTGTTCCCTGAAATCACCATCAAAAGCCAATCTGTGCGTTTGCGCTTTATTAAAATTCTCACCGGGAACATTCGTAACGTATTAAAGCACTACGACGAAACCCTCGCCGTGGTGCGCCACTGGGACCACGTTGAAGTCCGCGCGAAAGACGAAAACAAGCGTCAGGATATCCGCGACGCGCTGACCCGTATTCCGGGCATCCACCATATTCTGGAAGTGGAAGATGTTCCTTTCACCTCTCTGCATGACATCTTCGAAAAAGCGCTGGTGCAGTACCGCGACCAGATCGAAGGCAAAACCTTTTGCGTGCGCGTGAAGCGTCGCGGCAAGCACGAATTCAGCTCCATTGAAGTGGAACGTTACGTTGGCGGCGGTCTGAATCAGCACGTCGAGTCTGCGCGCGTGCGTCTGACCAACCCGGACGTAACCGTTAACCTGGAGATCGAAAACGATCGTCTGCTGCTGGTGAAAGGTCGTTACGAAGGTATCGGCGGTTTCCCAATTGGTACTCAGGAAGATGTGCTGTCTCTGATCTCGGGTGGCTTCGATTCCGGCGTCTCCAGCTATATGCTGATGCGTCGCGGCTGCCGCGTGCACTACTGCTTCTTCAACCTGGGCGGCGCGGCGCATGAAATCGGCGTTCGTCAGGTTGCGCATTATCTGTGGAACCGCTTCGGCAGTTCCCACCGCGTGCGTTTCGTGGCGATCAACTTTGAGCCGGTCGTGGGTGAAATCCTCGAGAAAGTCGACGACGGCCAGATGGGCGTGGTGCTGAAGCGTATGATGGTGCGTGCAGCATCCAAAGTGGCTGAGCGCTACGGCGTGCAGGCGCTGGTTACCGGTGAGGCGCTTGGCCAGGTCTCCAGCCAGACGCTGACCAACTTGCGTCTGATCGACAACGTGTCAGATACGCTGATCCTGCGTCCGCTGATTTCCCACGATAAAGAGCACATCATCGATCTGGCGCGCGAAATCGGTACTGAAGATTTTGCCCGTACCATGCCGGAATACTGCGGCGTGATCTCAAAAAGCCCAACGGTGAAAGCGGTTAAGGCGAAGATCGAAGCGGAAGAAGAGAACTTCGATTTTAGCATCCTGGAAAAAGTGGTGGCGGAAGCGTCCAACATTGATATCCGCGAGATTGCCCAGCAGACCGAGCAGGAAGTCGTAGAAGTTGAAACCGTGAGCGGTTTCGGCGCTAACGATGCAATTCTGGATATTCGCTCCATTGATGAGCAGGATGACAAGCCGCTGCAGGTTGAAGGCGTCGAAGTGGTTTCTCTGCCGTTCTACAAGCTGAGCACCAAATTTGGCGACCTCGACCAGAGCAAAACCTATCTGCTGTGGTGTGAGCGTGGGGTGATGAGCCGTCTGCAGGCGCTGTATCTGCTCGAGCAGGGCTTTGCGAATGTGAAGGTGTATCGCCCGTAG
- the yajL gene encoding protein deglycase YajL — protein sequence MSASALVCLAPGSEETEAVTTIDLMVRGGIKVTTASVASDGNLAITCSRGVKILADAPLVQVADGEYDIIVLPGGLKGAECFRDSPLLVETVRQFHLSGRIVAAICAAAGTVLIPHDIFPIGNMTGFPGLKDTIPEAHWVDKRVVWDPRVNLLTSQGPGTAIDFGLKIIDLLVGREKAYEVASSLVIPAGIYNYYE from the coding sequence ATGAGCGCGTCGGCACTGGTCTGCCTCGCTCCTGGTAGCGAAGAGACAGAAGCGGTCACCACCATTGATTTGATGGTGCGCGGCGGTATTAAGGTGACAACCGCCAGCGTCGCCAGCGACGGTAATCTGGCAATCACCTGCTCACGCGGGGTAAAAATCCTCGCGGATGCCCCGCTGGTGCAGGTGGCCGACGGGGAATACGACATCATCGTCCTGCCTGGTGGCCTGAAGGGCGCAGAGTGTTTTCGCGACAGCCCGCTGCTGGTCGAAACCGTGCGCCAGTTTCATTTATCCGGCCGTATCGTCGCGGCAATCTGTGCCGCCGCCGGAACGGTTCTGATTCCGCACGATATCTTCCCCATCGGCAACATGACCGGTTTCCCGGGTCTTAAGGATACGATCCCGGAAGCACATTGGGTGGATAAACGCGTCGTCTGGGATCCGCGCGTCAACCTGCTCACCAGCCAGGGGCCCGGCACCGCGATTGATTTTGGCTTAAAGATTATTGACCTGCTGGTCGGACGCGAGAAAGCGTACGAAGTGGCGTCATCGCTGGTGATACCGGCGGGGATTTATAATTATTACGAATAG
- the panE gene encoding 2-dehydropantoate 2-reductase gives MKITVLGCGALGQLWLTALCKHGHEVQGWLRVPQPYCSVNLISEDGSIFNESLTANDPDFLAQSDLLLVTLKAWQVSDAVKALAAQLPPTSPVLLLHNGMGTLDELKSIPQPLLMATTTHAARRDGNIIVHVASGVTHIGPARAQDGDFGYLADVLQKVLPDVAWHNNIRPQLWRKLAVNCVINPLTALWDCPNGELKNHPQDVAVLCAEVAEVIEREGLHTSAEDLRYYVEQVIDSTAENISSMLQDVRALRHTEIDYITGYLLKRARAHGIAVPENARLYDLVKRKESEYERVGTGLPRSW, from the coding sequence ATGAAAATTACAGTGCTCGGATGCGGAGCGCTTGGTCAGCTGTGGCTGACCGCGCTGTGCAAGCACGGACATGAGGTTCAGGGCTGGCTGCGCGTGCCCCAGCCCTATTGCAGTGTAAATCTGATTAGTGAAGACGGAAGCATCTTTAATGAATCTCTCACCGCGAACGATCCTGACTTCCTGGCGCAAAGCGACCTTTTACTGGTGACGCTCAAGGCATGGCAGGTTTCAGACGCCGTAAAAGCACTGGCCGCTCAACTCCCCCCCACATCCCCTGTTCTGCTGCTGCATAACGGCATGGGGACGCTTGATGAGCTCAAAAGCATCCCGCAGCCGCTGCTGATGGCGACGACCACGCACGCTGCACGTCGCGACGGTAATATCATCGTACATGTCGCCAGTGGGGTGACGCATATCGGCCCTGCCAGGGCACAGGATGGCGACTTCGGTTATCTGGCAGACGTACTGCAGAAGGTATTGCCGGACGTGGCCTGGCATAACAATATCCGTCCTCAGCTGTGGCGCAAGCTGGCCGTAAACTGCGTGATTAACCCGCTCACGGCGCTGTGGGATTGCCCTAACGGCGAGCTAAAAAACCATCCGCAAGACGTCGCCGTCCTATGTGCGGAAGTCGCGGAGGTCATTGAGCGGGAAGGCTTGCATACCTCGGCAGAGGATTTACGCTATTATGTCGAACAGGTTATTGATAGTACTGCAGAAAATATCTCCTCGATGTTGCAGGATGTTCGGGCATTACGCCACACTGAAATCGACTACATTACCGGCTATCTGCTAAAACGCGCCCGCGCACACGGTATTGCGGTGCCGGAAAACGCCCGTCTGTATGACCTGGTTAAACGTAAGGAGAGTGAATATGAGCGCGTCGGCACTGGTCTGCCTCGCTCCTGGTAG
- a CDS encoding YajQ family cyclic di-GMP-binding protein gives MPSFDIVSEVDIQEVRNGVENATREVESRFDFRGVEATFELNDANKTIKVLSESDFQVNQLLDILRAKLLKRGIEGTSLDVPEEFVHSGKNWFVEAKLKQGIESAVQKKIVKLIKDSKLKVQAQIQGEEIRVTGKSRDDLQSVMALVRGGDLGQPFQFKNFRD, from the coding sequence ATGCCATCTTTCGATATTGTTTCCGAAGTTGATATCCAGGAAGTTCGCAACGGCGTAGAGAACGCAACCCGCGAAGTTGAGTCACGTTTCGATTTTCGTGGCGTTGAAGCAACGTTTGAGCTGAACGATGCAAATAAGACCATTAAGGTGCTGAGCGAGTCTGATTTCCAGGTAAATCAGCTGCTCGACATTCTGCGTGCCAAGCTGTTAAAGCGCGGCATTGAAGGAACATCTCTGGATGTGCCGGAAGAGTTTGTGCACAGCGGTAAAAACTGGTTTGTCGAAGCCAAACTGAAGCAGGGCATTGAGAGCGCGGTGCAGAAGAAGATCGTTAAGCTCATCAAAGACAGTAAGCTGAAGGTGCAGGCGCAGATCCAGGGCGAAGAAATTCGTGTAACCGGCAAATCACGTGATGATTTGCAGTCCGTAATGGCGCTGGTGCGTGGCGGCGATCTGGGGCAACCGTTCCAGTTTAAAAACTTCCGCGATTAA
- a CDS encoding MFS transporter: MNDYKMTPGELRATWGLGTVFSLRMLGMFMVLPVLTTYGMALQGASEALIGLAIGIYGLAQAVFQIPFGLLSDRVGRKPLIVGGLLIFVLGSVIAALSHSIWGIILGRALQGSGAIAAAVMALLSDLTREQNRTKAMAFIGVSFGVTFAIAMVLGPIITHALGLHALFWMIAVLATIGIALTLWVVPDSKNHVLNRESGMVKGCFSKVIVEPRLLKLNFGIMCLHILLMSTFVALPGQLAAAGFPAAEHWKIYLVTMLISFVSVVPFIIYAEVKRKMKRVFVGCVAVLLIAEIVLWGSGPHFWELVAGVQLFFLAFNLMEALLPSLISKESPAGYKGTAMGIYSTSQFIGVAIGGSLGGWVDGLFDSQTVFLAGALLATVWLLVASTMKEPRYVSSLRVEIPDDVEINDALKQRLETTEGVSEVLIAPEERSAYVKIDSKVTNRFEVEQALKA; this comes from the coding sequence ATGAACGATTATAAAATGACGCCAGGCGAGCTACGCGCGACCTGGGGCTTAGGGACTGTCTTCTCGCTACGGATGCTTGGCATGTTTATGGTCCTGCCTGTTCTGACCACGTACGGTATGGCGCTGCAGGGAGCCAGCGAGGCGCTGATTGGACTTGCAATCGGTATCTACGGACTGGCGCAGGCGGTATTCCAGATCCCGTTTGGGCTGCTCTCTGATCGGGTTGGACGAAAACCGCTGATTGTCGGTGGTCTGCTTATTTTTGTTCTCGGGAGCGTCATTGCCGCCCTCTCCCACTCAATATGGGGCATTATTCTTGGCCGGGCCTTGCAGGGTTCCGGTGCGATAGCTGCTGCGGTGATGGCACTGTTGTCAGATTTAACTCGCGAGCAAAACCGCACCAAGGCCATGGCGTTTATCGGCGTAAGCTTTGGCGTCACCTTTGCGATTGCGATGGTGCTCGGCCCCATTATTACCCATGCACTCGGCCTGCACGCCCTGTTCTGGATGATTGCCGTGCTGGCGACAATCGGTATCGCCTTAACACTATGGGTGGTGCCAGACAGCAAAAACCACGTTCTCAACCGTGAATCTGGAATGGTAAAAGGCTGCTTCAGCAAAGTGATTGTCGAGCCTCGCCTGCTCAAGCTCAATTTTGGCATTATGTGCCTGCATATCCTGCTGATGTCGACCTTTGTCGCCCTGCCAGGCCAGCTTGCCGCGGCGGGCTTCCCGGCCGCTGAGCACTGGAAAATCTATCTGGTCACGATGCTGATTTCGTTTGTCTCCGTCGTACCGTTCATCATCTACGCCGAAGTGAAGCGCAAGATGAAGCGCGTCTTCGTGGGCTGCGTGGCGGTACTGCTGATTGCCGAGATTGTACTCTGGGGCTCCGGCCCGCACTTCTGGGAACTGGTAGCGGGTGTGCAACTCTTCTTCCTGGCGTTTAACCTGATGGAAGCGTTGCTGCCGTCGCTTATCAGTAAAGAATCGCCTGCGGGTTACAAAGGCACGGCGATGGGTATTTACTCCACCAGCCAGTTTATCGGCGTGGCAATTGGCGGTTCGCTTGGCGGCTGGGTGGATGGTCTGTTTGACTCACAAACCGTATTCCTTGCAGGCGCGCTGCTGGCCACTGTCTGGCTGCTGGTCGCCAGCACTATGAAAGAGCCGCGCTACGTCAGCAGTCTGCGAGTAGAAATCCCTGATGATGTTGAGATCAACGACGCGCTAAAACAGCGTCTTGAAACCACGGAGGGGGTAAGTGAAGTGCTGATCGCCCCGGAAGAGCGTAGTGCCTATGTCAAAATAGACAGTAAGGTAACTAACCGCTTTGAAGTCGAGCAGGCACTCAAAGCCTGA
- the cyoE gene encoding heme o synthase: MFKQYLQVTKPGIIFGNLISVIGGFLLASKGSIDYTLFIYTLVGVSLVVASGCVFNNYIDMDIDKKMERTKNRVLVKGLIAPSVSLVYATLLGIAGFMLLWFGANPLACWLGVMGFVVYVGVYSLYMKRHSVYGTLIGSLSGAAPPVIGYCAVTNEFDSGAAILLAIFSLWQMPHSYAIAIFRFKDYQAANIPVLPVVKGISVAKNHITLYIIAFAVATLMLSLGGYAGYKYLAVAAAVSVWWLGMALRGYKVEDDKVWARKLFVFSIVAITSLSVMMSVDFMVPESHNLLTYVW; the protein is encoded by the coding sequence ATGTTTAAGCAATACCTGCAAGTAACGAAACCAGGCATCATCTTTGGCAACCTGATCTCCGTGATCGGAGGGTTCCTGCTGGCCTCTAAAGGTAGCATTGATTACACCCTCTTTATCTACACGCTGGTCGGTGTGTCACTGGTTGTTGCGTCCGGTTGTGTATTTAACAACTACATCGACATGGATATCGACAAGAAGATGGAAAGGACCAAAAATCGGGTGCTGGTGAAAGGCCTGATCGCCCCTTCCGTCTCGCTGGTGTACGCCACCTTGCTGGGTATTGCTGGCTTTATGCTGCTGTGGTTTGGTGCTAACCCACTGGCCTGCTGGCTGGGGGTGATGGGGTTCGTGGTATATGTGGGCGTCTACAGCCTGTATATGAAACGCCACTCCGTCTACGGCACGCTGATTGGTTCTCTCTCCGGCGCTGCGCCGCCGGTGATTGGCTACTGCGCGGTCACGAACGAGTTCGACAGCGGTGCAGCTATCCTGCTGGCTATCTTTAGCCTGTGGCAGATGCCGCACTCCTATGCCATCGCGATTTTCCGCTTTAAGGATTATCAGGCAGCGAACATCCCAGTTCTGCCGGTCGTGAAAGGCATTTCCGTTGCCAAGAACCACATCACGCTGTACATCATCGCCTTTGCCGTGGCGACGCTGATGCTCTCTCTGGGCGGATACGCTGGATACAAATATCTGGCAGTAGCGGCCGCAGTGAGCGTCTGGTGGCTCGGTATGGCGCTGCGCGGTTACAAAGTGGAAGATGACAAAGTCTGGGCGCGCAAACTGTTTGTGTTCTCGATTGTGGCCATCACCTCGCTGTCCGTGATGATGTCCGTAGACTTCATGGTGCCTGAATCACACAACCTGCTGACTTACGTCTGGTAA
- a CDS encoding cytochrome o ubiquinol oxidase subunit IV: MSHSTDHGASHGSVKTYMTGFILSIILTVIPFWMVMSGSASHAAILGTVLVTAVVQILVHLVCFLHMNTKSDEGWNMTAFVFTVIIIAILVVGSIWIMWNLNYNMMVH, from the coding sequence ATGAGTCATTCAACCGATCATGGCGCTTCCCACGGTAGCGTAAAAACCTACATGACAGGTTTTATCCTGTCGATCATCCTGACGGTGATCCCGTTCTGGATGGTGATGAGCGGTTCTGCTTCTCACGCGGCGATTCTGGGCACCGTCCTGGTTACCGCAGTGGTTCAGATTCTGGTGCATCTGGTTTGCTTCCTGCACATGAACACCAAGTCCGATGAAGGCTGGAACATGACGGCCTTCGTCTTTACCGTGATTATCATCGCTATCCTGGTAGTCGGTTCCATCTGGATTATGTGGAACCTCAACTACAACATGATGGTTCACTAA
- a CDS encoding cytochrome o ubiquinol oxidase subunit III, which produces MATDTLAHSTAHAHEHAHHDTGPTKVFGFWIYLMSDCILFCCLFATYAVLVNGTAGGPTGKDIFELPFVLVETALLLFSSITYGMAAIAMYKNNKSQVVSWLALTWLFGAGFIGMEIYEFHHLIMEGFGPDRSGFLSAFFALVGTHGLHVTSGLIWMAVLMFQVSRRGLTSTNRTRIMCLSLFWHFLDVVWICVFSVVYLMGAM; this is translated from the coding sequence ATGGCAACTGATACTCTGGCGCACTCAACTGCCCACGCGCATGAACATGCGCACCACGATACAGGACCGACCAAAGTCTTCGGTTTCTGGATCTACCTGATGAGCGACTGCATTCTGTTCTGCTGTCTGTTCGCGACCTATGCCGTTCTCGTGAACGGCACAGCGGGCGGCCCGACTGGCAAGGACATCTTTGAACTGCCGTTCGTTCTGGTTGAAACCGCACTGCTGTTATTCAGCTCTATCACCTACGGCATGGCGGCTATCGCCATGTATAAAAACAACAAGAGCCAGGTTGTCTCCTGGCTGGCGTTGACCTGGTTGTTTGGTGCTGGATTTATCGGGATGGAAATCTATGAATTCCATCACCTGATTATGGAAGGTTTCGGGCCTGATCGTAGTGGCTTCCTGTCCGCGTTCTTCGCGCTGGTCGGTACTCACGGTCTGCACGTAACCTCAGGCCTGATCTGGATGGCGGTACTGATGTTCCAGGTATCCCGTCGCGGCCTGACCAGCACTAACCGTACCCGTATCATGTGCCTGAGCCTGTTCTGGCACTTCCTGGACGTGGTATGGATCTGTGTGTTCTCTGTTGTCTATCTGATGGGGGCGATGTAA
- the cyoB gene encoding cytochrome o ubiquinol oxidase subunit I, producing MFGKLTLDAVPYHEPIIVVTVAAIIIGGAALLALITYFGKWSYLWNEWLTSVDHKKLGIMYCIVGIVMLIRGFADAIMMRSQQVLASAGEAGFLPPHHYDQIFTAHGVIMIFFVAMPLVIGLMNVVVPLQIGARDVAFPFLNNLSFWFTVVGVILVNLSLGVGEFAQTGWLAYPPLSGIEYSPGVGVDYWIWAIQLSGIGTTLTGINFFVTIIKMRAPGMTMFKMPVFTWASLCANILIIASFPILTVTVALLTLDRYLGTHFFTNDMGGNMMMYINLIWAWGHPEVYILVLPVFGVFSEIAATFSRKRLFGYTSLVWATVCITVLSFIVWLHHFFTMGAGANVNAFFGITTMIIAIPTGVKIFNWLFTMYQGRIVFHSAMLWTIGFIVTFSVGGMTGVLLAVPGADFVLHNSLFLIAHFHNVIIGGVVFGCFAGVTYWWPKAFGFTLNETWGKRAFWLWIIGFFVAFMPLYVLGFMGMTRRLSQQIDPQFHPMLVVAACGAALIALGIACQLIQFYVSIRDRDQNRDLTGDPWGGRTLEWATSSPPPFYNFAIVPHVHERDAFWEMKEKGEAYKQPAHYEEIHMPKNSGAGIVIAAFATVFGFAMIWHIWWLAIASFAGVIISWIVKSFDEDVDYYVPVREVEKLENQHFDEISKAGLKNGN from the coding sequence ATGTTCGGAAAATTGACACTGGATGCAGTGCCATACCATGAACCCATTATCGTGGTTACGGTGGCTGCAATTATCATTGGTGGTGCGGCTTTACTGGCCTTAATCACTTACTTCGGTAAGTGGAGCTACCTGTGGAATGAGTGGTTGACTTCGGTTGACCACAAAAAACTCGGTATCATGTACTGCATCGTCGGTATCGTCATGTTAATTCGTGGCTTTGCGGATGCGATCATGATGCGTAGCCAGCAGGTGCTTGCCTCTGCGGGTGAAGCTGGCTTCCTGCCACCTCACCACTACGATCAGATCTTTACCGCCCACGGCGTTATCATGATCTTCTTCGTGGCGATGCCGCTGGTTATCGGTCTGATGAACGTTGTCGTTCCGCTGCAAATCGGCGCGCGCGACGTTGCATTCCCGTTCCTGAACAACCTGAGCTTCTGGTTCACGGTTGTTGGCGTAATCCTGGTTAACCTGTCACTGGGCGTGGGCGAGTTTGCTCAGACCGGCTGGCTGGCTTATCCACCGCTTTCGGGAATTGAATACAGTCCTGGCGTAGGTGTCGACTACTGGATTTGGGCAATTCAGCTCTCCGGTATCGGTACAACCCTGACCGGTATTAACTTCTTCGTGACTATTATCAAGATGCGTGCCCCTGGCATGACGATGTTCAAGATGCCAGTATTTACCTGGGCATCTCTGTGCGCCAACATCCTGATTATTGCCTCCTTCCCAATTCTGACCGTCACCGTCGCGCTGCTGACCCTGGACCGCTACCTGGGCACCCATTTCTTTACCAACGATATGGGTGGCAACATGATGATGTACATCAACCTGATTTGGGCCTGGGGTCACCCGGAAGTGTACATTCTGGTTCTGCCTGTCTTCGGTGTGTTCTCCGAAATCGCAGCGACCTTCTCACGTAAGCGCCTGTTTGGTTACACCTCTCTGGTGTGGGCAACCGTGTGTATTACCGTGCTGTCGTTCATCGTTTGGCTGCACCACTTCTTCACCATGGGTGCAGGCGCGAACGTAAACGCCTTCTTCGGTATCACCACCATGATTATCGCCATCCCGACCGGGGTGAAGATCTTCAACTGGCTGTTCACCATGTACCAGGGCCGCATCGTGTTCCACTCAGCAATGCTGTGGACCATCGGCTTCATCGTGACCTTCTCCGTGGGCGGGATGACCGGCGTACTGCTGGCGGTACCGGGTGCTGACTTCGTACTGCACAACAGCCTGTTCCTGATTGCGCACTTCCATAACGTTATTATCGGTGGTGTGGTCTTCGGTTGCTTCGCTGGCGTCACTTACTGGTGGCCAAAAGCGTTCGGCTTCACGCTGAACGAGACCTGGGGCAAACGTGCGTTCTGGCTGTGGATCATCGGCTTCTTCGTAGCGTTCATGCCGCTGTATGTGCTGGGCTTCATGGGTATGACCCGTCGCCTGAGCCAGCAGATTGACCCTCAGTTCCACCCAATGCTGGTTGTTGCAGCCTGTGGTGCGGCGCTGATTGCACTGGGTATCGCATGCCAGCTGATTCAGTTCTACGTTTCTATTCGCGACCGCGATCAGAACCGTGACCTGACCGGTGACCCATGGGGTGGCCGTACGCTGGAGTGGGCGACCTCTTCTCCACCTCCGTTCTATAACTTTGCCATCGTGCCACACGTTCACGAACGTGACGCATTCTGGGAAATGAAAGAAAAAGGTGAAGCGTACAAGCAACCTGCTCATTACGAAGAGATCCATATGCCGAAAAACAGCGGCGCGGGCATTGTGATTGCCGCTTTCGCAACGGTGTTTGGTTTCGCAATGATCTGGCACATCTGGTGGTTGGCGATTGCGAGCTTCGCTGGCGTCATCATTAGCTGGATTGTGAAGAGCTTTGACGAGGACGTGGACTACTACGTACCAGTCCGTGAAGTCGAAAAACTGGAAAACCAGCATTTCGACGAGATTTCTAAAGCGGGGCTGAAAAATGGCAACTGA